In Flavobacterium enshiense, the genomic stretch GGCTTTCGTCCAACTGATGAATTCGTCTTTGATCTCTTCGATGATGGCTTCGGCTGCAGGGATGTGTTTTCTTCGATTTTCCAGGGTTTCGTCGGTCATTTGCGATAAATGATCCATGTGGATTAATGTTACATCGTCTAATTCCTGAACATTTTCGTGTACGTTTTTCGGAACAGATAAATCCAGAATTAGTAACGGTTTTTTAAGGTTCAGGATTGCTTTGTCGATTGTTGGGTTCTGTGCACCGGTGGCGACCACCAAAACATCGGCCTTTTGAATTTCTGCTTCTAAATTAGCATAGTCTTTAACGATAACATTTAGTTTTCGGGCTAATTTTTCGGCTTTATCTTTAGTTCTGTTTATAAGAGTGATTTGCTCGTGTTTGGTATGTTTTACCAGGTTTTCGCAAGTGTTTCTTCCTATTTTTCCGGTTCCGAAAAGCAGTATATTTTTATTGGAAATGTCTTCTACGTTGTTGAAAATGTATCGAACGGCTGCAAAGGAAACCGAAGTGGCACCCGAGGAAATTTCAGTTTCATTTTTAATGCGCTTGCTGGTTTGGATTACCGCATTGCACAAGCGTTCCATATAATTATTGACAAGGTTGTGGCCTTTACTGGCTACGAAACTGTTTTTTATCTGACTGATGATTTCAAAGTCGCCTAAGATCT encodes the following:
- the hemA gene encoding glutamyl-tRNA reductase, whose amino-acid sequence is MENTTISKPTSFYVVGLSYKKADAEIRGKFSLDNAAKEALLLQAKNEGIESLIVTSTCNRTEIYGFAQHPFQLIKLLCENSQGTIEDFQKVAYVHKNTEAIGHMFRVGTGLDSQILGDFEIISQIKNSFVASKGHNLVNNYMERLCNAVIQTSKRIKNETEISSGATSVSFAAVRYIFNNVEDISNKNILLFGTGKIGRNTCENLVKHTKHEQITLINRTKDKAEKLARKLNVIVKDYANLEAEIQKADVLVVATGAQNPTIDKAILNLKKPLLILDLSVPKNVHENVQELDDVTLIHMDHLSQMTDETLENRRKHIPAAEAIIEEIKDEFISWTKARKFAPTIHALKEKLNTIKDKELTLHRKKINNFDEEQAELISSRIIQKITNHFANHLKDDNTMVDESIEWIEKIFQIETVKND